A genomic window from Lycium barbarum isolate Lr01 chromosome 4, ASM1917538v2, whole genome shotgun sequence includes:
- the LOC132638105 gene encoding uncharacterized protein LOC132638105, whose product MTKFRKLNRPTGHRMSMLRTMGSQLVKHEQTETTVAKAIFVCLILADNYLLLKKDGTLSAARQAAAFVRGDAVIHKLFTELAYRYKDRAGGYMRMLRTRIRVGDAAEMAYIEFIDRENELRQSKPPNPQPPQRPAMDPWTRSRLSRQFTPPKEEKLSALIVNTSFSGKCIQDDCFVFSIHNDISGFTCLEPTCSSVMIIMFHSTALGMVIGKFNWF is encoded by the exons ATGACAAAATTTAGGAAATT GAATCGTCCAACAGGACATCGTATGTCCATGC TTAGGACAATGGGGTCGCAATTAGTGAAGCATGAGCAGACTGAAACCACTGTTGCTAAG GCGATATTTGTTTGTCTGATACTTGCTGAT aactatctgctactgaaaaaagat GGAACTCTATCTGCTGCAAGACAGGCAGCTGCCTTTGTACGCGGGGATGCTGTCATTCATAAGCTCTTTACTGAATTGGCTTACAGATACAA AGATAGAGCTGGTGGATACATGAGAATGCTCCGAACTCGGATTCGAGTAGGTGATGCTGCAGAAATGGCCTATATAGA GTTTATTGATAGAGAAAATGAACTTAGACAATCCAAACCACCAAATCCTCAACCTCCACAGAGACCAGCCATGGATCCCTGGACAAGATCTCGGCTCAGCAGACAGTTTACACCACCTAAGGAGGAGAAATTATCGGCTCTGATAGTTAATACAAGTTTTTCTGGGAAGTGCATTCAAGATGATTGTTTTGTCTTTTCAATTCATAATGATATATCTGGTTTTACATGTTTGGAGCCTACATGTAGTAGTGTAATGATAATAATGTTTCATTCAACAGCACTAGGCATGGTGATTGGTAAATTCAACTGGTTTTAA